From one Microcoleus sp. bin38.metabat.b11b12b14.051 genomic stretch:
- a CDS encoding cation-translocating P-type ATPase: MTQTPSLKTLQTKIGGMDCGNCAKTVAAGLEKLPGLTDINVVFATESLRLNYDPEQVTEKVIFDRIKNLGYTIEQPTAAILSHSDAPCLDEHHQHSTVQKAQKPDPTNWEFWIRNRRGQSVILAGIGLILGLLTQNLALTIWISRAFYGIGMIVAGFPIARAGLMELRLRRADMNLLMTISVIGAVALGDWFEAALVIFLFSLGTTLQTFTFSRTRHAIASLMDITPPTATVKRDNNQEVTVRVEEIQVGEILTIRPGQRVALDGIVVAGNSSIDQSPITGESIPEDKQTGDRVFAGTLNQTGFLEVRVTHTANDTTVAKIVHLVESAQSSRAPTQQWVDKFAEIYTPIVIVSAIALTVIPPLIFGQPFSIWCYRALVMLVIACPCALVISTPVSIVSAIGAATSQGVLFKGGNGLENAGKIKSLAFDKTGTLTEGKPVVQKIYDLGELSASAVLLIAACLEKQSEHPLAKAIVTKAEEAGIELETPEDFMAYPGKGIAAKFGNNLYFVGNCRLFADQNIELSKSAVSLLDEIEKLGQTPVLVGSSRGLLGVIALADGLRLEAGEAVYMLKQMGLNNLVMLTGDRTFVAQQIAQQLNLSEYKAELLPFDKLQSIQQLRNLGTVGMVGDGINDAPALAAADISFAVGGIDIALETADVVLVGSDLRKLVYAVDLSRRTVNVIQQNVIFSLVTKALFLLLGTFGFVGLAVAVLADTGTSLIVTANGMRLFRNK, encoded by the coding sequence TTACCGACATTAATGTAGTTTTTGCCACTGAAAGTTTGCGGTTAAATTACGATCCTGAACAAGTAACCGAAAAAGTAATATTCGATCGCATAAAAAACCTAGGCTACACCATCGAACAGCCTACCGCAGCAATATTATCACACTCCGATGCCCCTTGTTTAGACGAACATCACCAGCATTCTACCGTCCAGAAAGCTCAAAAACCCGATCCAACAAACTGGGAATTCTGGATTCGCAATCGCCGGGGACAAAGTGTCATTTTAGCTGGAATAGGATTAATCCTGGGATTGCTGACTCAGAATTTAGCCCTGACAATCTGGATATCGCGGGCTTTTTACGGTATCGGTATGATTGTAGCTGGATTTCCGATCGCCCGCGCGGGCCTGATGGAGTTGCGCTTGCGTCGCGCCGACATGAATTTGTTGATGACTATTTCGGTAATTGGCGCGGTGGCTTTAGGCGATTGGTTTGAAGCGGCGTTAGTTATCTTCCTGTTTAGTCTGGGAACAACTTTGCAAACTTTCACTTTCAGCCGCACTCGCCATGCGATTGCGAGTTTAATGGATATTACACCTCCGACGGCAACTGTCAAGCGCGACAATAATCAGGAAGTGACTGTGCGGGTTGAGGAAATTCAAGTTGGAGAAATTTTGACTATTCGCCCTGGCCAAAGGGTGGCATTAGATGGGATAGTTGTAGCGGGGAATTCAAGCATTGACCAATCGCCAATTACGGGTGAATCTATCCCGGAAGATAAGCAAACGGGCGATCGCGTTTTTGCCGGAACTTTAAATCAAACTGGCTTTTTGGAAGTCAGAGTTACTCACACTGCGAATGATACCACGGTTGCGAAAATTGTTCACTTAGTCGAGTCGGCACAATCGAGTCGCGCACCAACTCAGCAGTGGGTGGACAAATTTGCAGAGATTTATACTCCTATTGTGATTGTAAGTGCGATCGCCCTGACAGTAATTCCGCCCTTAATTTTTGGTCAACCGTTCAGCATCTGGTGCTACCGCGCCCTGGTAATGTTAGTCATAGCCTGTCCCTGCGCCTTAGTAATTTCCACTCCGGTTTCCATTGTCAGCGCCATCGGTGCCGCCACCAGTCAAGGCGTGTTATTTAAGGGCGGAAACGGCTTAGAAAATGCGGGAAAAATCAAGAGTCTGGCTTTTGATAAAACCGGAACTTTGACTGAAGGTAAACCAGTTGTCCAAAAAATTTACGACTTAGGAGAATTGAGCGCCAGCGCGGTATTGTTAATTGCAGCTTGTTTGGAAAAACAATCGGAACATCCTTTAGCTAAGGCAATTGTTACCAAAGCGGAGGAAGCAGGAATTGAGTTAGAAACTCCTGAAGACTTTATGGCTTATCCAGGTAAAGGGATTGCGGCGAAGTTTGGCAACAACCTGTATTTTGTCGGAAATTGCCGATTATTTGCCGACCAAAATATCGAACTGTCAAAATCAGCCGTCTCTCTGCTAGATGAGATTGAAAAATTAGGTCAAACTCCCGTTTTAGTTGGCAGTAGTCGCGGTTTGTTGGGAGTGATTGCTTTGGCTGACGGCTTGCGGCTGGAAGCTGGAGAAGCCGTATATATGCTAAAACAGATGGGTTTGAACAATTTGGTGATGCTCACGGGCGATCGCACTTTTGTAGCTCAGCAAATAGCCCAACAACTCAACCTATCTGAGTATAAAGCAGAATTGCTGCCATTCGACAAACTCCAATCAATTCAACAATTGCGAAATTTGGGAACCGTCGGAATGGTAGGCGACGGCATTAACGATGCCCCCGCTTTAGCCGCCGCCGATATCAGCTTTGCAGTTGGTGGCATTGATATAGCATTAGAAACCGCCGATGTGGTATTAGTTGGTAGCGACTTGAGAAAACTCGTTTATGCAGTCGATTTGAGCCGCCGCACTGTAAATGTGATTCAGCAAAATGTGATTTTTTCGTTGGTCACAAAAGCGCTGTTTTTGTTGTTGGGAACCTTTGGGTTTGTCGGGTTAGCAGTTGCAGTTTTGGCTGACACGGGAACTTCATTAATCGTGACGGCAAATGGAATGCGGCTGTTTCGGAATAAATAG
- a CDS encoding alpha/beta hydrolase: MKVCSDDVLWLSVSPSLQCFDRSLLAYLNHSVPVQVWEYHQTEDEGCSLDMAVELLHDFLTIRDRPIHLMGHSTSGLVGLMYARRYPEKVSSLALLGVGVPSAINWQAHYYTHLSAFPWSGKQVLSQMVRDMLGFQNQSINQKFIPYFEDDLACSPSPHSLFRVINSRDEGVEVPLLICSSKTDFVASPIVMRRWSKFIKKGDRFWECPDGRHFFHHFYPEEVGEEILNFWLSLHSRQRVLDLRF; encoded by the coding sequence ATGAAAGTTTGTTCAGATGACGTGCTTTGGTTAAGTGTAAGTCCTAGTTTGCAATGCTTCGATCGCTCTCTACTTGCCTACTTAAATCATTCTGTGCCGGTGCAAGTATGGGAATACCATCAAACTGAAGACGAAGGTTGCTCTTTGGATATGGCTGTTGAGCTTTTGCACGATTTTTTGACAATTCGCGATCGCCCAATTCATCTCATGGGCCACAGTACCAGCGGATTAGTTGGCTTAATGTACGCGCGCCGCTATCCTGAGAAAGTAAGTTCTTTGGCACTTTTAGGTGTGGGTGTGCCATCTGCGATTAATTGGCAAGCACATTACTACACGCATCTTTCAGCTTTTCCCTGGAGTGGCAAACAAGTTTTAAGTCAAATGGTACGTGATATGCTAGGATTCCAAAATCAAAGTATCAATCAAAAATTTATACCATATTTTGAGGATGACTTAGCCTGTTCTCCTTCTCCTCACTCTTTATTTAGGGTAATTAATTCTAGGGATGAAGGTGTGGAAGTACCTTTGTTGATATGTAGTAGCAAAACGGATTTTGTGGCATCTCCTATTGTGATGCGCCGCTGGTCGAAATTTATCAAAAAAGGCGATCGCTTTTGGGAATGTCCAGACGGGCGGCATTTTTTCCATCACTTCTATCCAGAAGAAGTCGGCGAGGAAATACTAAATTTTTGGCTATCTCTACACAGTCGCCAACGGGTTTTAGATTTGAGATTTTAG